From a region of the Pongo abelii isolate AG06213 chromosome 9, NHGRI_mPonAbe1-v2.0_pri, whole genome shotgun sequence genome:
- the CFAP300 gene encoding cilia- and flagella-associated protein 300 yields MATGERGDLGGYYFRFLPQKTFQSLSSKEITSRLRQWSMLGRIKAQAFGFDQTFQSYRKDDFVMAFFKDPNVIPNLKLLSDSSGQWITLGTEVKKIEAINVPCTQLSMSFFHRLYDEDIVRDSGHIVKCLDSFCDPFLISDELRRVLLVEDSEKYEIFSQPDREEFLFCLFKHLCLGGALCQYEDVISPYLETTKLIYKDLVSVRKNPQTKKIQITSSVFKVSAYDSTGMCYPSAKNHEQTFSYFIVDPIRRHLHVLYHCYGVGDMS; encoded by the exons ATGGCTACTGGGGAGCGCGGGGACTTGGGCGGCTACTACTTCAGGTTCTTGCCTCAGAAAACCTTCCAGTCTCTGAGCTCTAAGGAGATCACCAGCCGGCTCCGCCAGTG GTCCATGCTGGGCAGAATCAAGGCGCAGGCGTTCGGCTTTGACCAGACCTTTCAGTCCTATCGGAAGGATGATTTCGTTATG GCTTTTTTCAAAGACCCAAATGTTATTCCCAATTTGAAGTTACTTTCAGATTCTTCTGGACAATGGATCACATTag gAACAGAAGTGAAAAAAATTGAAGCTATAAATGTTCCTTGCACACAGCtttcaatgtcattttttcaTCGGTTATATGATGAAGATATTGTACGAGACAGTGGACATATTGTTAAATGTTTAGATTCTTTTTGTGATCCATTTCTCATTTCTGATGAGTTACGAAGA GTTTTGCTAGTGGAAGactcagaaaaatatgaaatattcagcCAACCAGATAGAGAAGAGttcctgttttgtcttttcaaacATCTTTGCCTTGGTGGAGCCCTTTGTCAATATGAAGATGTGATTAGCCCATATCTGGAAACAACAAAGCTTATCTATAAGGATCTGGTGAG tgTTCGAAAGAATCCTCAAaccaagaaaatacaaattacctCTTCTGTCTTTAAAGTTTCAGCCTAT GATTCTACTGGTATGTGCTATCCTTCAGCAAAGAAtcatgaacagacattttcttACTTTATTGTGGATCCTATCAGGCGTCACCTTCATGTTTTATACCACTGTTATGGTGTGGGAGACATGTCTTAA